The following are encoded together in the Streptomyces flavofungini genome:
- a CDS encoding carbohydrate ABC transporter permease: MTNPDAGGTAAVPPAEATPHTSTTGRHPAGPRRSVTGTRKTVAVLFLLPALVLLGALVLYPIGYSVGRSFFDKAGDFTGLDNYETMFSDDGIRTAVKNNAIWLVAAPALTTALGLIFAVLTERVRWGTAFKLIIFMPMVISMLAAGIIFRLVYDSDPDRGVANAVWVGVHDTFAESSNFPRGHPGARSPLEPAGGGAFITKEPVRAGEPVALPLTGVPPDQMPDDAKSAKAAAADPGKVTGTAWQDFTRGKGRGKLNAPDATEFGYPGIKIEAVKGGEVVASTKAAADGTFSLPKEADGAQLRYPASNFREPYNGVDWLGPSLITPAIIGSYIWMWAGFAMVLIAAGLASVPRELLEAARVDGANEWQVFRRVTVPLLAPVLAVVVVTLMINVMKIFDLVFVIPPGSSKDEANVLAVQLYNSAFGDRDAGVASAIAVLLFLLVIPVMLFNMRRMRREARR, from the coding sequence ATGACGAACCCGGATGCCGGGGGCACCGCGGCGGTGCCCCCGGCCGAGGCGACGCCGCACACCTCCACGACCGGCCGGCACCCGGCCGGTCCCCGCAGGAGCGTCACCGGTACCCGCAAGACGGTCGCGGTCCTCTTCCTGCTGCCCGCCCTCGTCCTGCTCGGCGCGCTCGTGCTCTATCCGATCGGCTACTCGGTCGGGCGCAGCTTCTTCGACAAGGCCGGTGACTTCACCGGTCTCGACAACTACGAGACGATGTTCTCCGACGACGGGATCCGCACCGCCGTCAAGAACAACGCGATCTGGCTGGTCGCGGCCCCGGCGCTGACCACGGCGCTCGGCCTGATCTTCGCGGTCCTCACCGAACGGGTGCGCTGGGGAACGGCGTTCAAGCTCATCATCTTCATGCCGATGGTGATCTCGATGCTGGCGGCGGGCATCATCTTCCGGCTCGTGTACGACTCGGACCCCGACCGGGGTGTCGCGAACGCCGTGTGGGTGGGCGTTCACGACACGTTCGCCGAGTCCTCGAACTTCCCCCGGGGCCACCCCGGCGCCCGCTCCCCGCTGGAGCCGGCGGGCGGCGGCGCCTTCATCACCAAGGAGCCGGTGCGGGCGGGCGAGCCGGTGGCGCTGCCGCTCACCGGTGTGCCGCCGGACCAGATGCCCGACGACGCCAAGTCAGCGAAGGCCGCGGCGGCCGACCCGGGCAAGGTCACCGGCACGGCCTGGCAGGACTTCACCCGCGGCAAGGGCCGGGGGAAGCTGAACGCGCCGGACGCCACGGAGTTCGGCTACCCCGGCATCAAGATCGAGGCGGTCAAGGGCGGCGAGGTGGTGGCCTCGACGAAGGCCGCGGCGGACGGCACGTTCAGCCTGCCCAAGGAGGCCGACGGGGCTCAACTGCGCTATCCGGCGTCGAACTTCCGTGAGCCGTACAACGGCGTGGACTGGCTCGGCCCGTCCCTGATCACGCCCGCCATCATCGGCAGCTACATCTGGATGTGGGCCGGGTTCGCGATGGTCCTGATCGCGGCCGGGCTCGCGAGCGTGCCGCGTGAGCTCCTGGAGGCGGCGCGCGTGGACGGGGCCAATGAGTGGCAGGTGTTCCGTCGTGTGACGGTGCCGCTGCTCGCGCCGGTGCTCGCGGTCGTCGTGGTCACGCTGATGATCAACGTGATGAAGATCTTCGACCTGGTCTTCGTGATCCCGCCGGGCTCGTCGAAGGACGAGGCGAACGTCCTCGCGGTGCAGCTGTACAACTCGGCGTTCGGCGACCGGGACGCGGGCGTGGCGAGCGCGATCGCAGTGCTGCTGTTCCTGCTGGTGATTCCGGTGATGTTGTTCAACATGCGCAGGATGCGGCGGGAGGCGCGGCGATGA